Proteins encoded within one genomic window of Lentimicrobiaceae bacterium:
- a CDS encoding methyltransferase domain-containing protein — protein sequence MKNLLKKIIPYILGVKIRGLYQKILKFYYSGDTLYCPFCQNSFRKLLPGGFNLPVINEKKIIGAGYRENNICPRCYSTDRDRLIYLYLKEKTNIFTQNIKLLHIAPEGSIKSLIQQYPNITYSQGDKFENGYRGYYYDRKVNQMDITQIPFPDDTFDVIICNHVLEHIENDKKAMEELYRVLKPNGWAIIQVPISQTLANTFEAEANSPEERERLFGQFDHVRIYGQDYPSLLENVGFAVSIHNPVRDGWNINHDYYAINTLENIYVAYK from the coding sequence ATGAAAAATTTATTAAAAAAAATTATTCCTTATATATTGGGTGTAAAAATAAGAGGTCTTTACCAAAAAATATTAAAGTTTTATTATTCAGGAGACACGCTTTATTGCCCCTTTTGCCAAAATTCTTTTCGCAAACTGTTACCCGGAGGTTTCAATCTTCCGGTGATAAATGAAAAAAAAATAATCGGTGCAGGATACAGGGAAAATAATATTTGTCCGCGTTGCTATTCTACCGATCGCGACAGGTTGATTTATCTTTATTTAAAAGAAAAAACCAATATTTTCACTCAAAATATCAAACTATTACACATTGCTCCCGAAGGTAGTATAAAATCACTCATCCAGCAATATCCCAATATTACTTACAGTCAGGGTGATAAATTTGAAAACGGGTATCGTGGTTATTACTATGACAGAAAGGTAAACCAGATGGACATTACCCAAATTCCTTTTCCTGACGACACTTTTGATGTAATTATTTGCAACCATGTTTTGGAGCACATTGAAAACGATAAAAAAGCGATGGAGGAGCTATACAGAGTATTGAAACCCAACGGATGGGCAATCATACAGGTACCTATTTCCCAAACCCTCGCAAATACGTTTGAAGCCGAAGCCAATTCACCGGAAGAAAGAGAACGGTTATTCGGACAATTTGACCATGTAAGAATTTACGGACAGGATTATCCAAGTTTACTTGAAAATGTAGGGTTTGCTGTTAGTATACATAATCCCGTTCGCGACGGATGGAACATTAACCACGACTACTATGCCATAAATACATTGGAAAATATTTATGTAGCATATAAATAA